The following are from one region of the Rosistilla carotiformis genome:
- the cbiE gene encoding precorrin-6y C5,15-methyltransferase (decarboxylating) subunit CbiE: MNKIQIIGVGDDGVEGLTNHARAIIETADVLVGPANLLPKIAIGPDERIESGSDLHRLGETLRELSSRNVVLLAGGDPLFYGTARFLCDALGKDQFEVVPHVSSMQLAFARVKESWDDAYLTNLATQPLDRVVERIRTADRVGLFTTEEITPSALAAALLDRRIDYFNVYVCENLGSPDERVTQGDLSSLQGQTFGALNVMVLVRRQGVADRPQQMEGKRLFGNPDDQFLQSKPKRGLLTPMEVRCIALAVMDLGPTSIVWDVGAGSGSLAIEASQIVNGGQVYAIEMDAEDFGLMTDNAERYGCDTLIPVHGQAPEALAALPDPDVIFVGGTGRAVGELVDQIFDRLRPGGRFVVNVASPDNLVGVQTAFQRRNIEPSVRMVNIARGNYQLDRLRFEAVNPSFLISGTKP; the protein is encoded by the coding sequence ATGAACAAAATCCAGATTATTGGTGTTGGTGACGATGGCGTCGAAGGTTTGACGAACCACGCCCGAGCGATCATCGAAACGGCGGACGTTTTGGTAGGCCCCGCCAACCTGCTGCCGAAGATTGCGATCGGCCCCGATGAACGCATCGAATCGGGTAGCGACCTACACCGGCTGGGCGAGACGCTTCGCGAATTGTCGTCGCGAAACGTCGTGCTCCTGGCTGGCGGCGATCCCTTGTTCTACGGAACCGCTCGCTTTCTCTGCGACGCCTTGGGCAAAGACCAATTCGAAGTCGTGCCACATGTCAGCAGCATGCAGTTGGCGTTCGCGCGAGTCAAAGAGAGTTGGGACGATGCCTACCTGACCAACCTCGCAACGCAACCGTTGGATCGCGTGGTCGAACGGATTCGTACCGCCGACCGCGTGGGGCTGTTCACGACCGAAGAGATCACTCCTTCGGCGCTTGCCGCCGCATTGCTGGATCGACGCATCGACTACTTCAACGTCTATGTCTGCGAGAACCTCGGATCGCCTGACGAACGGGTCACCCAAGGCGACCTCAGTTCGTTGCAAGGGCAAACCTTTGGTGCTTTGAACGTGATGGTTTTGGTTCGTCGACAGGGCGTTGCCGATCGCCCACAGCAGATGGAAGGAAAACGGTTGTTCGGAAATCCGGACGACCAGTTCCTCCAATCGAAACCCAAACGCGGGTTGCTGACACCGATGGAAGTCCGTTGCATCGCGCTGGCCGTGATGGACCTGGGGCCTACGAGTATCGTCTGGGATGTGGGGGCCGGAAGCGGATCGTTGGCGATCGAAGCGAGCCAGATCGTCAACGGGGGACAAGTCTATGCGATCGAAATGGACGCCGAAGACTTTGGCCTGATGACCGACAACGCCGAGCGTTACGGTTGCGATACGTTGATCCCGGTTCACGGCCAAGCACCCGAAGCGCTCGCGGCGCTTCCCGATCCCGACGTGATCTTTGTCGGCGGCACCGGCCGCGCGGTGGGTGAATTGGTCGACCAGATCTTCGACCGGCTTCGCCCCGGCGGACGGTTCGTCGTGAACGTCGCCAGCCCCGACAACTTGGTCGGCGTGCAGACGGCATTCCAACGTCGCAACATCGAACCAAGCGTCCGGATGGTGAACATCGCCCGCGGCAATTACCAACTTGATCGGTTGCGATTCGAAGCGGTGAACCCATCATTCCTGATCTCCGGCACCAAGCCGTAG
- the trmB gene encoding tRNA (guanosine(46)-N7)-methyltransferase TrmB, translated as MPRQQLRTPSTSIDLSQHFRMVDALPQQVSSQTLFQNDAGLQIEVGSGKGLFLLTASGEQPDQNFLGIEIAHKYAKHAATKLKNAGRTNAIMASGDALPIFEKQIADESLAAVHVYFPDPWWKKKHKKRRVLNEAFLRSASRTLAPGGRFYFWTDVLDYFESTLELMAMVVPELGPPLPDVASEAEHDLDYRTHFERRSRKNEIPVYRVHFDKPS; from the coding sequence GTGCCCCGTCAACAGCTTCGCACGCCCAGTACTTCTATCGATCTGTCGCAGCACTTTCGGATGGTCGATGCGTTGCCGCAGCAGGTCTCCAGCCAAACGCTGTTCCAGAACGATGCGGGGCTGCAGATCGAAGTGGGATCGGGCAAAGGGCTGTTCCTATTAACGGCCTCAGGCGAACAACCCGACCAAAATTTCTTGGGCATCGAGATCGCCCACAAATACGCCAAGCATGCCGCGACGAAGCTAAAGAATGCCGGCCGCACCAACGCGATCATGGCCTCGGGAGACGCCCTTCCGATCTTCGAGAAACAGATCGCCGACGAATCCTTGGCCGCCGTGCACGTCTATTTCCCCGATCCTTGGTGGAAGAAAAAGCATAAAAAGCGTCGGGTCTTGAACGAGGCGTTCCTCCGCAGCGCTAGCCGCACATTGGCTCCCGGGGGACGATTTTACTTCTGGACCGACGTCTTGGATTATTTCGAATCGACGCTGGAACTGATGGCGATGGTGGTTCCCGAACTGGGGCCGCCGCTGCCAGATGTCGCTTCGGAAGCGGAACACGACCTGGATTACCGCACGCATTTCGAACGTCGCAGCCGAAAGAATGAAATCCCGGTCTATCGGGTCCATTTTGACAAACCGTCGTAA
- a CDS encoding DNA integrity scanning protein DisA nucleotide-binding domain protein has protein sequence MATQRFTKHSGAVLGVAVNMAEVLSADAILILLDGSTDWKRLRSETKETKTPILVAADTAEDLEGASEFNLIPLVLNKEKAPLLERLQHALLEAATDELIRTNGDVIAIYSGFQQGRMDSISHLQLDERMRRLTVRDLQRLESSVPLKTIKAVVDLAVQIGREGREGKAVGTLFVVGHSRRVMEHCNDGGLDPFRGANRKARNLYDRRVQEDVKEIAQMDGAFVVNSDGNIERSRQMLEVAHQDLTMSKGLGARHWAAAAISAKTKAVAVVVSQSTGTVRLYQNGELVMRIEPMDKAVKWQEFNYEPPAPTPEA, from the coding sequence ATGGCAACCCAACGGTTCACGAAACACTCCGGCGCCGTGCTTGGCGTAGCCGTTAACATGGCCGAGGTTTTGTCGGCCGATGCGATCTTAATTCTGCTGGATGGATCGACCGACTGGAAACGGTTGCGTTCGGAAACCAAAGAAACCAAAACACCAATTCTGGTTGCCGCCGACACCGCGGAAGACCTGGAAGGGGCCAGCGAATTTAACCTGATCCCGCTGGTCTTGAACAAAGAGAAGGCGCCGCTGCTGGAACGCCTGCAGCATGCTTTGCTGGAAGCGGCGACCGACGAATTGATCCGCACCAACGGCGATGTGATCGCGATTTACAGCGGTTTCCAACAGGGACGGATGGATTCGATCAGCCATTTGCAACTGGATGAACGGATGCGACGGCTGACCGTTCGCGATCTGCAGCGGCTCGAAAGTAGCGTCCCGTTGAAGACGATCAAGGCGGTTGTCGATCTCGCGGTTCAAATCGGGCGCGAGGGACGTGAGGGCAAAGCGGTTGGAACGCTGTTTGTCGTCGGACACTCCCGCCGCGTGATGGAGCACTGCAACGATGGCGGCTTGGATCCGTTTCGCGGTGCCAATCGCAAAGCCCGCAATCTGTACGATCGCCGCGTCCAAGAGGACGTCAAAGAGATCGCTCAGATGGACGGTGCTTTTGTCGTCAACTCCGACGGCAACATCGAACGCTCGCGACAGATGCTGGAAGTCGCTCATCAAGACCTGACGATGTCCAAGGGACTCGGTGCGAGGCACTGGGCCGCGGCGGCCATCTCCGCCAAAACCAAAGCTGTCGCCGTCGTGGTCAGCCAGTCGACCGGAACGGTTCGCTTGTATCAAAACGGCGAACTGGTGATGCGGATCGAACCGATGGACAAAGCGGTCAAGTGGCAGGAGTTCAATTACGAACCGCCCGCCCCGACTCCGGAAGCTTGA
- a CDS encoding HesB/IscA family protein, whose amino-acid sequence MPIQLSERAAEEVKRFRTEHNFEDAMFLRIGVAGGGCSGFNYTLNFDDNFDAKADSKYESHGVAVVVDKKSALYLDGTTVDWFESLEKQGFTFENPNATKSCGCGSSFQA is encoded by the coding sequence ATGCCTATTCAATTATCTGAACGAGCTGCGGAGGAAGTAAAACGCTTTCGTACAGAGCACAACTTTGAAGACGCAATGTTTCTGCGAATCGGTGTTGCCGGCGGCGGATGCAGCGGCTTTAACTATACGCTGAACTTTGACGACAACTTCGACGCCAAGGCCGATTCGAAGTACGAATCGCACGGTGTTGCCGTGGTTGTCGACAAGAAGAGCGCTTTGTACCTGGACGGAACCACCGTCGATTGGTTCGAGAGCCTGGAGAAGCAAGGTTTTACTTTCGAGAACCCCAACGCGACCAAATCTTGCGGTTGCGGCAGCTCTTTCCAAGCCTAG
- a CDS encoding glycosyltransferase: MTDAASKQPLAIVSAFGSRGDVNPMLALARELHRRGWRILFLTSAPYQALAEAAGFDSQSLVSQEEFDAFIAKPGLWQPVQGLRVVLGETATMLLQPTFDLLQHRVEPGNTILVTHPLDMASRIYRDLHPEVPLIGTVLAPMAIRTPHDPAKLTDWPLEISRPAWLVEASYLAADWVFIRKWLGRPVNRFRRQVGLPPIQRVLKSWYLSPDLVLGLFPDWFASHPDHWPSQLQCTGFPLEDAAGEMASANVAAAEAIREQHAQPPVIFAPGTANRQASEYFQIATDACQTLNIPAILLTEFPQQLPDRLPENVVHQSYLPFRALLPHCRAIVHHGGIGTTSQALAAGTPQLIVPMAFDQFDNARRVERLGCGRSLLHRKLSRRRLTQQLADLLNDDSIRARCHELRDRMTTSNTVGQSVDAIEQLAATRGVLPRHTAAN; this comes from the coding sequence ATGACCGACGCCGCTTCAAAACAACCGCTGGCGATCGTGTCTGCATTCGGCAGCCGGGGCGACGTCAACCCAATGTTAGCACTGGCCCGCGAACTGCACCGCCGCGGGTGGCGGATCCTGTTCCTAACCAGCGCGCCGTACCAAGCCTTGGCCGAAGCGGCAGGCTTCGATTCGCAATCGCTTGTCTCGCAAGAGGAATTCGATGCGTTCATCGCCAAACCAGGACTCTGGCAGCCGGTCCAAGGACTGCGTGTCGTGCTCGGCGAAACGGCGACGATGCTCTTGCAGCCGACCTTTGATCTCCTGCAACACCGCGTCGAACCAGGCAATACGATCCTTGTCACCCATCCGTTGGACATGGCATCGCGGATCTATCGCGACCTACACCCCGAGGTGCCATTGATCGGCACCGTCTTGGCCCCGATGGCGATTCGCACACCGCACGATCCAGCGAAACTAACGGATTGGCCGCTTGAGATCAGCCGTCCCGCCTGGCTTGTCGAAGCGTCTTACCTCGCCGCCGATTGGGTGTTCATCCGCAAATGGCTCGGCCGCCCCGTGAATCGTTTCCGACGCCAAGTCGGACTGCCGCCGATCCAGCGCGTCTTGAAGTCCTGGTATCTTTCGCCCGATCTCGTGTTGGGATTGTTTCCCGATTGGTTTGCGTCGCACCCCGACCACTGGCCGTCCCAATTGCAATGCACCGGTTTCCCACTGGAAGACGCCGCCGGAGAAATGGCGTCGGCAAACGTCGCCGCGGCCGAAGCGATTCGTGAACAGCACGCACAGCCGCCGGTGATCTTTGCACCGGGAACGGCGAACCGCCAGGCATCCGAGTATTTTCAGATCGCCACCGACGCATGCCAGACGCTCAACATTCCGGCGATCCTGCTGACGGAATTCCCTCAACAGCTACCCGATCGGCTGCCGGAAAACGTCGTACACCAATCGTATCTCCCCTTCCGAGCCCTGCTGCCACATTGCCGCGCGATCGTCCATCACGGTGGCATTGGAACGACATCCCAAGCCCTCGCCGCGGGAACGCCTCAGCTGATCGTGCCGATGGCCTTCGACCAGTTCGACAACGCCCGCCGCGTCGAACGACTCGGATGCGGGCGATCGCTGCTGCATCGCAAGCTATCGCGCCGAAGGCTGACTCAGCAACTGGCCGACCTATTGAATGACGATTCGATCCGGGCACGATGCCACGAACTTCGTGACCGCATGACGACCTCGAACACGGTTGGGCAAAGTGTCGACGCGATCGAACAGCTTGCCGCCACCCGCGGCGTGCTGCCGCGGCACACCGCCGCCAACTAG